GCGAACCCTGATGGGTGAGGTGGAAGTCGAGGCGCGACTGATCGCCGCCCAGCCCGGTCCGGCGAAACCTCGCCTGCGCGAGTTGCTCAAGACCATCAATCGGATGAACACGGAGCGGTATGTCGGCGATTCCAAGCTGCACGAGATGGTCGAGATCGCGATGGAGGAGGATTGGGACGTCTGCGTCGCCCATATCGAGTGCTGCACCGGCATCATCGGCGAGGTGATCGCGCAGGGCGTGGCGTCCGGCGAGTTCGAGGCCCCCGACCTGCCGTTGGCGGCGCTCTGCACCTGCACCGGCATGATCCGCTTCTTCCACCCGCAGATGATCGCGCAGGCCGTCAACAAGCCCAGCGCAACGATCGACCAGATGGTCGATTTCCTTTTCAGGGCCCTTGAGCCGCGCAAGGCGAATTGACCGTCGTTCCGGGACGGTGCTAACGCAGAAGCCGAACCTGTCCGTCATTGCGAGCGAAGCGAAGCAATCCATCGCGCCGATGACGTGGTATGGATTGCTTCATCGCAAGTGCTCCCTTGCGCAAACGCTTCGCGTTTGTCGCAGGCAATGACGATAAGGACCGACTGAAATGGACGCCAAGAGCCAAAAAGACCTGCACTACTACGAGCCGAAAAACGGCCACGGCCTCAAGCACGATCCGTTCAATGCCATCGTCGCGCCGCGCCCGATCGGCTGGATTTCCTCGCGCGATGGCAAGGGCAACGTCAATCTGGCGCCCTACAGCTTCTTCAACGCCTTCTGCTACGTGCCGCCGATCATCGGCTTTTCCTCGACGAACTGGAAGGACAGCGCCGGCAATATCCAGGACACCGGCGAATTCGTCTGGAATCTCGCCACCATGGATCTGGCGAAGCAGATGAACGCGACGGCCGCCCACGTGGCCCGCGATGTCGATGAGTTCAAGATCGCGGGGCTTACCGCGGCGCCCTGCAAACTCGTCAACGTGCCGCGCGTGGCGGAAAGCCCGGTTGCCTTCGAATGCAAGCTGACGCAGATCATCCAGTTGCAGGGCAAGGATGGCCACAAGGCGCAGGCCTGGCTGACACTGGGCGAAGTCGTCGCCGTGCACATCGACAGGGCCTTCATCAAGGACGGCGTCTACCAGACCGGACTGGCCCACCCGATCGTCCGCGCCGGCCGCCGCGGCGACTATTTTGAGATCAAGCCGGAGAACATGTTCGAAATGATCCGGCCGGATTGAGTCCATGTAGCCCGGGTGAAGCGAAGCGAAACCCGGGATCTTCCTGCGGACGGGCTGTCCCCGGATTGCGCTTCGCTCCATCCGGGCTACGGCGTCACGGAACTCCGCACCGTCCAAATCTTTATCAGACAGTATTTTGGAGATTTCCCGATGATCCGCTTGTTTGCCGGGCTGATGCTGCTCGTCTGTCTCGCCGCTCCAGCCTTCGCGGGCCTCGATGCGGCGGCAATCAATAACGCCGAATTCAAGGGCAAGCTGCCGGGCGACGACAAGATCAATCCGGCAATCGTCAGGGCGCAGGTGTTGCTTGACCGCGCCAGCTTCTCGCCCGGCGAGATCGACGGCAAGCTGGGCGAGAACGCCCAAAAAGCCCTGAAGGCATTTGCCGAAGCCAAAGGCTTGGCCCTGAGCAAGCAGCCGCTGACGTCCGAAGTGTGGGGCGCCTTGCTGGCCACCGGATCGGATCCGATCGTCGTCGACTACAAGATCACGGAGAAGGACGTCAAAGGGCCGTTTCTGAAGAAGCTGCCTGCGAAGATGGAAGACCTCAAGGGCCTGAACTCGCTCGACTACACCAGCCCGCGCGAGGCCATCGCCGAAAGGTTTCACATGAGCGAGGCTTTGCTCGCCGCTCTCAATCCCGGCAAGAAATTCGACGAGGCCGGTCAAACGATCGCGGTGATGAACGTCGCGATCAAGGAGAGCAAGTCAGCCGTGACGCGTGTCGAAGTCGACAAGATGTCCCAAACCGTCAAGGCCTTCGCGAATTCCGAACTGATCGCGTTCTTTCCCGCGACCGTGGGAAGCGAGGAGAAGCCGAGCCCCACCGGGGTCCTCAAGGTGATCTCGATCGATGCAAATCCGTATTATCGCTACAACCCGGATTACAAGTTCAAGGGAGTCAAATCCAAACGGGCCTTCAAGATCAAGCCCGGCCCCAACAATCCCGTAGGCTCCCAATGGATCGGACTTTCAGCGGAAGGCTATGGCATTCACGGCACTCCCAACCCGTCGAAAGTCAGCAAGTCGGAGTCGAACGGCTGCGTGCGCCTCACCAACTGGGACGCCGACAAATTGGCAAAGCTTCTGAAGAAGGGCACGGAGGTGTCATTCATCGAGCGCGCGGCGGCGAACCAGAAGTGATCGCAGACGCGATGCCGTCAGATTATTCGGTCGTGGCAAACGCGTCGTAAACCAGTTTCTTGAACGCGGGTGTGATGCGTCCACGTTCGTTCTGGGTCTGCACGAGCAGGATGTAGATCATGTCCAGCTTTGGATCGACACCGAAATAGGTGCCGCTGCCGCTGTCCCATTTGAGTTCGCCGATCGAACCTGGCGGCGGCGGCCTGGCATTTCCCGGATCGGTGCGTACCGCAAAGCCATAGCCGTAGCCAAAGCCATCGCCGGGAAAGTAGTAATAATCCCGCGCAACGCCGGAACCAGGCCCGATATGGTCTGACGTCATCGCCTTGAATGCGGCCGGGCTAAGGTATCGTTTGCCGTCGAGTTGCCCGCCGCGGAGGATCATCTGGGCAAAACGGGCATAGCCGGTCAGGGACGAGACCAATCCGCCGCCGCCCGACTCCCATTCCGGATGGGCGCGACGTTCAGCCTCCGCGAGTTTCAGGATGGTATCGCCTGGCAGGGGCTCCGCCATCCGCGCGCGTTCGTCGGCACTTTCCAGCACGAATTTCGTGCTGGTCATGCCGAGCGGATCGAAGATGCGCTGCTTTTCAAATTGATAGAGTGTCTGTCCGGACACGATCTCAATGATGCGCCCGAGGACGTCGGTTGAATGTCCGTAACGCCAAAGCGTTCCGGGTTGCCGCGCCAAAGGCAATCTGGCGATGCGATCGGCAAACACCTGGTTGTTGTAATGCCCATCGAAAAGGCCCGATTCCGAATAGGCCTTCATGATCAGCTTGCCACCGATATAATCGTACGTGATACCTGACGTATGGCGCAGCAGGTCCATAATGGTCACCGGCCGATCCGCCGGGACAAGCTTTAGAACGTGCTGGCCGTCGGGAGTGTCAGAACTGACGCCTACCTTCGCGTCGGCAAACCCCGGAATGAATTTGGACGCGGGATCGGCGAGCGAGAGCTTGCCCGCGTCGATCAGCATCATCGCTGCGACGCTGGTGATCGGCTTCGTCATCGAATGAAGCGCAAAGATGGTGTCTGATGTCATCGGAATTTTGGTGGCGACATCCTGGACGCCGAAACATTTCAGATAGACCGGCTTGCCATGCTGCTGGATCAGCACGACCGCGCCCGGCAACTTCCCCGTCGCAACTTCATTGTCGAAAAATTCGGTGATGCGCTCGAGCTTGGCGGCTGAAGGAGCAGGGGTGTCGGCCGCGTGGCTGGCCTCGATCGTCTTGGCCCAGATCGCGACCGAGAAGGCTGCAATCGCAATTCGTCCGGCGCGCGATGCGGCGACGCAACGTAATGTCTTATGAGTATGCGTCCCCATTGATATTTTGTCGTCCGGTCGACGGATAAACTTGGCGGCGACTTCGACGGGCCGATGATAGTTACCATATCGTCCAGTCGGCATCTACTTGGGCACTTGCCCAAACCAACGATAGAGATGAATTCGACAAGGCAATGACATCTTGCATTGCAAGCTTGAGCTGCGAGCGGAATCGAAACCACCTCTCGCAACCGGACACGGACCGGACTAACCTCAAGTTGCCAGGCCGGATCAACGGCCGGTACAGAAATTGGGAGGATGCGATGCAACACCCACAACAGCGCGATCCAGAAACCACGATATCACGACGAACGCTTGTCCACGGTCTGGCGGTATGCGCCGGCGCCACCGTGGCGGGGGCAAGCGCCGCGCTGGCCCAAGGCGG
This portion of the Bradyrhizobium sp. AZCC 2262 genome encodes:
- a CDS encoding TetR/AcrR family transcriptional regulator, which encodes MTLISEHIETDTRERILVVAERLFRQIGYQKTTVADIAKELKMSPANVYRFFDSKKAIHEGVARTLMGEVEVEARLIAAQPGPAKPRLRELLKTINRMNTERYVGDSKLHEMVEIAMEEDWDVCVAHIECCTGIIGEVIAQGVASGEFEAPDLPLAALCTCTGMIRFFHPQMIAQAVNKPSATIDQMVDFLFRALEPRKAN
- a CDS encoding flavin reductase family protein — its product is MDAKSQKDLHYYEPKNGHGLKHDPFNAIVAPRPIGWISSRDGKGNVNLAPYSFFNAFCYVPPIIGFSSTNWKDSAGNIQDTGEFVWNLATMDLAKQMNATAAHVARDVDEFKIAGLTAAPCKLVNVPRVAESPVAFECKLTQIIQLQGKDGHKAQAWLTLGEVVAVHIDRAFIKDGVYQTGLAHPIVRAGRRGDYFEIKPENMFEMIRPD
- a CDS encoding L,D-transpeptidase family protein translates to MIRLFAGLMLLVCLAAPAFAGLDAAAINNAEFKGKLPGDDKINPAIVRAQVLLDRASFSPGEIDGKLGENAQKALKAFAEAKGLALSKQPLTSEVWGALLATGSDPIVVDYKITEKDVKGPFLKKLPAKMEDLKGLNSLDYTSPREAIAERFHMSEALLAALNPGKKFDEAGQTIAVMNVAIKESKSAVTRVEVDKMSQTVKAFANSELIAFFPATVGSEEKPSPTGVLKVISIDANPYYRYNPDYKFKGVKSKRAFKIKPGPNNPVGSQWIGLSAEGYGIHGTPNPSKVSKSESNGCVRLTNWDADKLAKLLKKGTEVSFIERAAANQK
- a CDS encoding serine hydrolase domain-containing protein, yielding MGTHTHKTLRCVAASRAGRIAIAAFSVAIWAKTIEASHAADTPAPSAAKLERITEFFDNEVATGKLPGAVVLIQQHGKPVYLKCFGVQDVATKIPMTSDTIFALHSMTKPITSVAAMMLIDAGKLSLADPASKFIPGFADAKVGVSSDTPDGQHVLKLVPADRPVTIMDLLRHTSGITYDYIGGKLIMKAYSESGLFDGHYNNQVFADRIARLPLARQPGTLWRYGHSTDVLGRIIEIVSGQTLYQFEKQRIFDPLGMTSTKFVLESADERARMAEPLPGDTILKLAEAERRAHPEWESGGGGLVSSLTGYARFAQMILRGGQLDGKRYLSPAAFKAMTSDHIGPGSGVARDYYYFPGDGFGYGYGFAVRTDPGNARPPPPGSIGELKWDSGSGTYFGVDPKLDMIYILLVQTQNERGRITPAFKKLVYDAFATTE